CTGGCGGAGGGCGCCGGGAGCCGGGGTGCCGAGGTGCGGCTCCGCCGCGTCGAGGAGCTGGCCCCGGACTCCGCGATCGACGCGAACCCCGTGTGGCGCGCCCACGTGGACGCCACCAAGGACCAGGTGCCGCAGGCCGAGCTCGCGGACCTGGAGTGGGCGACCGCCTACGCCTTCGGGACCCCCACCCGGTTCGGCAACGTGAGTGCGCAGCTGAAGCAGTTCATCGACCAGACCGGCGGTCTTTGGCAGAGCGGGGCGTTCGTCGGCAAGCCGGTGACCAGCTTCACCTCCGCGATCAACCGGCACGGCGGCCAGGAGTCGACGATCCTGTCGCTGAACAACGTCTTCTACCACTGGGGCTGCGTGATCGTGCCGCCCGGCTACTCCGATCCGCTGCTGTACGCGGCCGGTGGCAACCCGTACGGCACCAGCTGGCCGAGCGGCGGCGGCGAGGGGCCCGACCGGGCGGCCCTCGACGCCGCCGCCTACCAGGGCCG
Above is a genomic segment from Streptomyces marincola containing:
- the wrbA gene encoding NAD(P)H:quinone oxidoreductase; its protein translation is MSARIAVIYYSATGNVHELAQALAEGAGSRGAEVRLRRVEELAPDSAIDANPVWRAHVDATKDQVPQAELADLEWATAYAFGTPTRFGNVSAQLKQFIDQTGGLWQSGAFVGKPVTSFTSAINRHGGQESTILSLNNVFYHWGCVIVPPGYSDPLLYAAGGNPYGTSWPSGGGEGPDRAALDAAAYQGRHLADIANRLAD